A window of Pomacea canaliculata isolate SZHN2017 linkage group LG3, ASM307304v1, whole genome shotgun sequence contains these coding sequences:
- the LOC112560407 gene encoding uncharacterized protein LOC112560407, producing MLSCLSLNVCGVKDKLQRAELIDLVNKNDICCLLESKLTATDVAEFKGYVSLYKNRTYSEHPSGGVLTLIKESIAPFVTVYENESEKNSVYSSIKYEFVNHSLCSEAIFFNIGKRYLGRDIMFVGAYIYHKGLKDIDYFSQIEESLLFLKVSNICILGDLNARTAQVQDVFDERVFFNTFDFTVEGDSNIFLTDRVSQDTQKPDKWGRRLIELCKNFNLAIVNGRTGADAKIGKPTCQKSVLDYFILSKNLFRPKMEFDILDFDKKLSDIHCPVVLQLEIQPDDAQPEDKLKVNPFSLPVEGKQPYFCTTIQLRVDAIISITSIIHYYLTKKKDLYYVFIDDEKASDLISYLFRNRKTVMGDNFISDEEDATIKMFRPSFSEHRVLFSETTENLQNVLHSIENYCNKQNIQIDPNKIHIIAFCKGEIQTKEEIYFNGEKLDVIPHFYYFTFDADLRNVYDRALREMILLLRNNLFPVDTKDMLFEKFILPILSYNWKQGDKTNFLSEKLKTKFDKLKNKQNCSTAFGLVPNSRHSRQ from the coding sequence ATGTTGTCGTGCCTATCACTTAATGTGTGTGGCGTTAAAGACAAGCTACAAAGAGCTGAATTGATAGATTTGGTTAACAAAAATGATATATGTTGTTTGCTAGAGAGTAAACTTACTGCTACTGATGTGGCTGAATTTAAGGGTTATGTATCATTATACAAAAACCGTACATATTCTGAGCATCCATCTGGAGGGGTACTAACCTTGATTAAAGAATCCATTGCGCCTTTTGTAactgtttatgaaaatgaaagcGAAAAAAATAGTGTCTATTCTTCCATCAAATATGAGTTTGTTAATCATTCTTTGTGTTCCgaagctatattttttaatattgggAAACGATATCTAGGGCGAGATATTATGTTTGTAGGCGCATACATATATCACAAGGGATTAAAAGACATAgattatttttcacaaatagAAGAATCTCTTCTCTTTCTAAAAGTTTCGAATATATGTATTCTTGGTGACTTGAATGCTAGAACAGCACAGGTTCAAGACGTATTTGACGAGCGTGTGTTTTTTAACACATTTGACTTTACTGTTGAAGGCGACTCCAATATTTTCTTAACAGACCGAGTGTCTCAAGACACACAAAAGCCTGATAAATGGGGTAGGCGCTTAATTGAATTatgtaaaaattttaatttagcTATAGTAAATGGTAGAACAGGAGCGGATGCCAAAATAGGTAAACCTACTTGCCAAAAAAGTGTCCTTGATTACTTTATTCTGTCTAAAAACCTATTCAGACCTAAAATGGAATTTGATATTCTTGATTTTGATAAAAAGTTATCTGATATACATTGCCCAGTTGTGTTACAGCTGGAGATACAGCCGGACGATGCACAACCAGAAGATAAACTGAAAGTAAATCCTTTTTCTCTCCCCGTTGAGGGGAAGCAACCCTATTTCTGTACTACTATTCAGCTACGTGTAGACGCTATAATTAGCATCACTTCCAtaatacattattatttaacgaaaaagaaagatttatattatgtttttatagatgACGAAAAAGCTTCTGACCTAATAAGTTATCTTTTTAGAAATAGAAAAACAGTAATGggagataattttatttcagatgaaGAGGATGCAACAATCAAAATGTTTCGACCATCTTTTTCCGAGCACAGGGTTCTCTTCTCAGAGACCacagaaaatttacaaaatgttttacacagCATTGAAAACTACTGCAATAAACAGAATATTCAAATTGATCCGAACAAAATTCACATCATAGCTTTCTGTAAGGgggaaatacaaacaaaagaggaaatatattttaacgGAGAGAAGCTTGACGTGATtcctcacttttattattttactttcgaTGCTGACTTAAGAAATGTGTACGATCGAGCGTTACGGGaaatgattttattgttaagAAATAACCTGTTCCCCGTAGACACTAAAGATATGTTATTTGAAAAATTCATACTTCCTATACTTTCATACAATTGGAAACAAGGGGATAAAACTAACTTTTTAAGCGAAAAGCTAAAGACTAAATTcgacaaactgaaaaataaacaaaattgttctACTGCTTTCGGCTTGGTCCCAAATTCACGACATTCACGACAATAG
- the LOC112560758 gene encoding uncharacterized protein LOC112560758 produces the protein MSWNDFKDRLIEQKVELCGIYDRSGKVLASSPDFHCSPDEVATIANAFARKNQFGYEFGVVVGGKRWAVIILDMDSGLLIAKGKDTDNQHKTMVIAVCSQTVIIGENKDESVPGSDVRVAVERLQDDFKLLGY, from the coding sequence ATGTCTTGGAATGACTTCAAAGACCGACTCATCGAACAGAAGGTGGAGCTGTGTGGCATCTATGACAGGAGCGGGAAAGTGTTGGCCTCATCCCCTGACTTCCACTGTTCGCCTGACGAGGTGGCgaccatcgccaacgccttcgccCGCAAGAACCAGTTCGGTTATGAGTTCGGCGTGGTGGTGGGCGGCAAGAGGTGGGCCGTCATTATTTTGGACATGGATAGCGGGCTGCTGATAGCGAAGGGCAAGGACACGGACAACCAACACAAAACCATGGTCATTGCCGTGTGCTCGCAGACGGTCATCATAGgtgaaaacaaagatgagagTGTGCCAGGATCCGATGTCCGGGTAGCCGTAGAACGTCTGCAAGATGACTTCAAACTCCTTGGTTACTAA